A genomic region of Salinibacter pepae contains the following coding sequences:
- a CDS encoding ABC transporter ATP-binding protein, giving the protein MNEDSPKSIREVVQSIGHLLAYVPQVMRLMWDAASQWVLVWGILLGLQGLLPGASVYLTKWVLDAASQAIGQGLAWENVRLIAIPGGLMALVLLLQQVTKAVNGWVQTAQSEHVEDHIQKLIHDQAGRLDLAFYESSDYYDTLNQASSKASSKSLEVLQQLGGFLQNGITLVTIAAILVPYGLWIPLVLIFSTLPALYVVVKHNRKYHNWWERRTIDQRRARYYDMMLTYDFAAQEIRAFDLGDHFAEAYSDVRKWLRGERIELEKNKGLATVGAGLMALAAMGTVMGVMAWRAMRGLATIGDLGLFYRSFREGQGLMRNLLQNAGKLYTNAMFLEHLFDFLAFEPTIQDPEEPRDEDPVPQETITFEEVSFRYPETEEYVLENFSLTLPARKVTAIVGENGAGKTTLSKLLGRLYDPQEGRVLIDGVDVREYRTQDLRDQITTLFQNPMRYQATVAQNIIMGDVHREQGREALERAAQKALIHDTIQDLPKGYDTQLGHWFEGGTDLSGGQWQRIALARAYYRDAPIVILDEPTSAMDSWAENRWLQSFGRLVDEGRTAFIITHRFTTAMHADIIHVMDDGEIIESGTHEELVEQEGHYASSWKAQIEHGWRDPSQVDTNETTSLPRDGLEEPPAKSVEEDIARGTDPF; this is encoded by the coding sequence ATGAATGAGGATAGCCCCAAAAGCATTAGGGAGGTGGTCCAGAGCATAGGTCACCTGCTGGCGTACGTCCCGCAGGTCATGAGGCTCATGTGGGACGCGGCCTCTCAGTGGGTGCTTGTCTGGGGGATTCTGCTGGGGCTGCAGGGGCTCCTCCCGGGGGCGAGCGTGTACTTGACGAAGTGGGTTCTGGATGCCGCGTCGCAGGCAATTGGACAAGGCCTGGCCTGGGAAAATGTGCGGTTGATTGCGATTCCTGGCGGCCTCATGGCGCTTGTGCTCCTTTTGCAGCAGGTGACGAAGGCCGTGAATGGCTGGGTTCAGACGGCCCAGTCGGAGCACGTTGAAGACCACATCCAAAAACTCATCCACGACCAGGCTGGCCGTCTCGATCTTGCCTTCTATGAGTCGTCCGATTACTACGACACCCTCAATCAGGCAAGTAGCAAGGCAAGCAGCAAGTCCCTTGAGGTGCTCCAGCAATTGGGCGGATTCCTGCAAAATGGGATCACGCTGGTGACGATTGCGGCGATCCTCGTCCCGTACGGCCTGTGGATTCCGCTGGTGCTTATCTTCAGCACGCTTCCGGCCCTCTACGTGGTGGTGAAGCACAACCGCAAGTACCACAACTGGTGGGAGCGGCGTACGATAGACCAGCGCCGGGCCCGGTACTACGACATGATGCTGACATACGACTTTGCGGCCCAGGAAATTCGTGCGTTTGACCTCGGCGATCATTTTGCCGAGGCGTACAGCGACGTGCGGAAGTGGCTTCGGGGCGAGCGGATTGAGCTGGAAAAAAACAAGGGCCTCGCAACCGTTGGGGCCGGGCTGATGGCCCTGGCCGCGATGGGCACCGTGATGGGCGTCATGGCGTGGCGGGCCATGCGGGGGCTGGCGACCATCGGCGACCTGGGGCTGTTCTACCGATCCTTTCGGGAGGGGCAGGGCCTGATGCGAAACCTGCTCCAGAACGCCGGCAAGCTCTACACGAACGCCATGTTTTTGGAGCACCTGTTCGACTTTCTCGCGTTTGAGCCGACGATCCAGGACCCAGAGGAGCCACGGGACGAAGACCCGGTTCCCCAGGAGACGATCACGTTCGAGGAGGTCTCGTTTCGCTACCCGGAGACCGAAGAATATGTGCTGGAAAACTTCAGCCTCACGCTGCCGGCCCGGAAGGTCACGGCCATCGTTGGGGAAAACGGCGCGGGCAAAACGACGCTGTCGAAGCTCCTGGGGCGCCTCTACGACCCGCAGGAGGGCCGGGTGTTGATCGACGGGGTTGACGTCCGCGAATATCGCACCCAAGACCTGCGCGATCAAATTACGACGCTGTTCCAGAATCCGATGCGGTACCAGGCGACGGTTGCCCAGAACATCATCATGGGGGATGTGCACCGTGAGCAGGGGCGGGAGGCCCTTGAACGGGCGGCCCAGAAGGCACTGATCCACGACACCATTCAGGACCTCCCAAAGGGCTACGACACGCAACTCGGGCACTGGTTTGAGGGCGGTACGGACCTGAGCGGGGGGCAGTGGCAGCGGATTGCGCTGGCCCGAGCCTACTACCGCGACGCGCCGATCGTCATCCTCGACGAGCCGACGAGCGCAATGGACTCGTGGGCGGAAAACAGGTGGCTGCAAAGCTTCGGGCGCCTCGTGGATGAGGGACGCACTGCGTTTATCATCACTCACCGCTTCACGACGGCGATGCATGCGGACATCATTCACGTGATGGACGACGGCGAGATCATCGAGTCGGGCACGCACGAGGAACTGGTCGAACAGGAGGGCCACTACGCTTCGTCCTGGAAGGCACAGATAGAGCATGGATGGCGGGATCCCTCCCAGGTCGACACAAATGAAACGACATCGCTCCCACGGGACGGATTAGAAGAGCCGCCTGCTAAATCGGTTGAGGAAGACATTGCGAGGGGGACAGATCCGTTCTGA
- a CDS encoding 2OG-Fe(II) oxygenase family protein — protein MLTGTPKVSEYVLERHLQEEGKKRYRERFGRGNIKSLCIDDFLKTEVAQDVYEFLSDGVAFERIYGLYGVDEPVDRDAWERADDADRMYTFSREDGMRDGTSGFRPIKYRRVRDLIGGEAFIEYLEELTGTALTDLQSLAASAYGVGDYLRPHTDQGGERKIAYIIYLNPEWREEWGGALHLVDAESNKTEYGFRHNRLVLFDVHDHKHHYIEEISEEAGEQLRYTLGGWVNGSE, from the coding sequence ATGCTTACTGGTACTCCTAAAGTCTCTGAATACGTTTTAGAAAGACACCTGCAGGAAGAGGGCAAAAAAAGATACAGAGAGCGTTTCGGTAGGGGGAATATAAAATCCCTCTGTATCGATGACTTTCTGAAGACGGAAGTGGCCCAGGATGTCTACGAGTTCCTCTCCGATGGGGTTGCGTTCGAGCGAATTTACGGTCTGTACGGTGTCGATGAGCCTGTCGACCGCGACGCGTGGGAGCGGGCCGACGATGCGGACCGGATGTATACCTTCTCTCGGGAAGACGGTATGCGGGACGGGACTTCTGGCTTTCGCCCCATCAAGTACCGACGAGTGAGAGATCTAATTGGCGGTGAGGCCTTCATTGAGTACTTGGAGGAGCTTACGGGCACTGCGCTCACGGACCTCCAATCTCTCGCAGCGAGCGCATATGGGGTGGGCGACTACCTGAGACCACACACCGATCAAGGAGGAGAACGCAAGATTGCGTATATCATCTACCTGAACCCAGAGTGGCGTGAAGAATGGGGAGGCGCACTCCACCTAGTGGATGCGGAGTCAAACAAAACGGAGTATGGCTTTCGCCATAACCGGTTGGTGCTCTTCGATGTCCACGACCACAAACACCACTACATTGAAGAGATCAGTGAAGAGGCTGGAGAGCAGCTCCGTTATACCCTTGGGGGATGGGTGAATGGATCTGAATAA
- a CDS encoding lasso peptide biosynthesis B2 protein — MWQHPWRNWGLLLYTVMLTVCVRACLSLYSLNRVIWALRRVAAELPQRLPATRRYRLRAAWAARAVGRRFLPERPCLTQALVLQYLLLRRGDDEAELHIGVAKNEGGLQAHAWVERNGQVLIGGADSPQEYERFGDLARKVRSTTPADRPDSTPVSGSSCP; from the coding sequence ATGTGGCAGCACCCCTGGCGAAACTGGGGGCTGCTACTGTACACGGTAATGCTTACCGTGTGCGTCCGGGCTTGCCTCTCCTTGTACTCCTTGAACCGGGTCATCTGGGCACTCCGGCGGGTGGCGGCCGAGCTTCCACAGCGCCTCCCCGCAACGCGGCGGTACCGCCTGCGTGCTGCCTGGGCCGCCCGTGCCGTCGGGCGGCGCTTCCTCCCCGAACGGCCTTGTCTCACGCAGGCCCTCGTCCTGCAGTACCTCTTGCTCCGCCGTGGCGACGACGAGGCTGAGTTGCACATTGGGGTCGCGAAGAACGAGGGTGGCCTCCAGGCCCATGCCTGGGTGGAGCGCAACGGACAGGTGCTCATCGGCGGGGCCGACTCCCCCCAGGAGTATGAGCGCTTCGGCGACCTCGCCCGCAAGGTGCGTTCGACCACGCCTGCCGACCGCCCTGACTCAACTCCGGTATCCGGCTCGTCTTGCCCATGA
- a CDS encoding asparagine synthase-related protein, whose translation MSGLCGCIHWTNRPRHAQAAAQMADAAAYRGPDGIEAWSGARASLTHLALNVTAADERESQPIVENGLILVADARIDDRSTLQSNVRRQLRTASPTDADLILAAYHRWGTDCPAHLIGDFAFALWDPEERRLFAARDPMGMRPLHYRIENDRLLFGSDVKQLLAAPEVPARISEPMVAAYLQNRLEPLDWTFYEDIFQLKPAHALLARPGGSPETWRYWDVDPDKRIRYDDERDYVEHFREVFAKAVRARLRSAQPVGLFLSGGVDSGSIASMAGHLKETEGIGCPTLQTYSWAFKTLTQCDEREVSTQITDRYNLPSTPIDAESVRLIGPPHGVPDRDSPFMSHYQALLAEGLRRAREHGVRCMLSGQNGDLMVGSWIFDNITLLRKGRLKTLREELQAQHETLGLSFKDLIWRTLYRPIRAHIWPEDMLPRLREPLWRLWRTVRPAQSSAPPPPWMSENLRDAVGLSPDRKEIPSGLRQFARRRRYETIHSPLQRRIGAWSERLFAHHHMTYADPWADRRLIEYVMAVPQHQIFQRGQNKSIARRAMRGITPDAARNNLQKVSLKPLYEHALKDESPEQVHKYILQNNQYLNSEPLTAYYKGRLRDQKEESFRFWLALCLNMWVQQYNL comes from the coding sequence ATGAGCGGCCTCTGCGGGTGCATCCACTGGACCAATCGGCCCAGGCACGCCCAAGCAGCGGCCCAGATGGCCGATGCCGCCGCGTACCGTGGGCCCGACGGCATCGAGGCCTGGTCGGGAGCGCGGGCCAGCCTGACCCATCTCGCGCTCAACGTCACGGCGGCCGACGAACGCGAATCCCAGCCCATCGTTGAGAATGGCCTCATCCTCGTGGCGGACGCCCGGATCGACGACCGCTCGACCCTGCAGTCCAACGTGCGACGTCAGCTTCGCACGGCCTCCCCTACGGACGCCGACCTAATTCTCGCCGCCTACCACCGGTGGGGCACCGACTGCCCTGCGCACCTGATCGGCGACTTTGCGTTCGCCCTCTGGGACCCTGAAGAGCGCCGCCTGTTCGCGGCACGCGACCCGATGGGGATGCGGCCGCTCCACTATCGCATTGAAAACGACCGCCTGCTTTTCGGGAGCGACGTGAAGCAGCTTCTCGCGGCGCCGGAGGTTCCGGCTCGCATCTCAGAGCCAATGGTGGCCGCGTATCTCCAAAATCGGCTCGAGCCGCTCGACTGGACCTTCTATGAAGACATCTTTCAGCTAAAGCCGGCCCATGCCCTGCTCGCACGGCCCGGCGGCTCGCCCGAAACGTGGCGGTACTGGGACGTGGACCCGGACAAGCGCATCCGGTACGACGATGAGCGCGATTACGTCGAGCACTTCCGCGAGGTGTTTGCAAAGGCCGTACGCGCTCGGCTCCGAAGTGCCCAGCCGGTGGGCCTGTTTCTGAGCGGCGGGGTGGACTCGGGTAGCATCGCGTCCATGGCGGGCCACCTCAAGGAGACGGAGGGCATCGGCTGCCCAACGTTACAGACGTACTCATGGGCCTTTAAGACCCTCACGCAGTGCGATGAGCGTGAGGTGAGCACTCAGATCACCGACCGCTACAACCTTCCGTCCACGCCCATCGATGCAGAGTCGGTCCGCCTGATCGGTCCGCCTCACGGAGTGCCGGATCGGGACTCCCCGTTTATGTCGCACTACCAGGCCCTCCTTGCCGAAGGACTGCGGCGTGCCCGAGAGCACGGGGTGCGCTGCATGCTGAGTGGGCAAAATGGGGACCTGATGGTTGGCTCTTGGATTTTCGACAACATCACGCTCCTTCGCAAGGGTAGACTAAAAACCCTCCGGGAGGAACTGCAGGCACAGCACGAGACCCTCGGGCTGTCGTTCAAAGATTTGATTTGGCGCACCCTGTACCGCCCGATCCGGGCACACATCTGGCCGGAGGATATGCTTCCCCGCCTCCGCGAACCGCTATGGCGGTTGTGGCGCACGGTGCGCCCGGCTCAATCTTCCGCACCGCCGCCCCCTTGGATGAGTGAAAACCTGCGAGACGCAGTGGGCCTTTCGCCTGATCGTAAAGAAATACCATCAGGGCTGCGCCAGTTTGCCCGGCGACGGCGGTACGAGACGATCCACTCTCCCCTTCAGCGACGCATCGGCGCCTGGTCCGAGCGGCTGTTCGCCCATCACCACATGACCTACGCGGATCCATGGGCGGATCGGCGGCTTATTGAGTACGTAATGGCCGTCCCTCAGCATCAGATTTTTCAGCGCGGGCAGAACAAGAGTATCGCCCGTCGGGCTATGCGCGGCATCACGCCGGATGCGGCCCGAAACAATTTACAAAAGGTAAGTCTCAAACCCCTATACGAGCATGCGCTAAAGGATGAGTCTCCTGAACAGGTTCACAAGTACATTCTTCAAAACAATCAGTACCTAAACTCAGAGCCGCTCACAGCCTACTACAAGGGTCGCTTGAGGGACCAGAAAGAAGAAAGCTTTCGGTTTTGGCTCGCCCTTTGCCTAAACATGTGGGTGCAGCAGTACAACCTATAA
- a CDS encoding PqqD family peptide modification chaperone: MSYDQVERDCEILAERLSDRLQNGTLEDADFVGIPRGGLVALGMLSYALDLPHARLEPPTSGEGPLVVVDDCALTGSRFRRFLRQHPDREVIFAPLYAHPELCATIEREEPRVTACVNARDLHDYAPEELGEDHSEWQAQWHQRHSDERYWIGRTEHLCLPWGEADTATWNPKRKQVEQGLSVVPPEHRLKTRSGVDSSHRESSASVQVQPDPAGPIRPSPPVLFGQVGNHTIVANPEADVCIELGGTAAAMWHALVEHGTIGDTMGALHQAYSVGETTLRADLVDFAKQLAVHDLLHVPDGSFP, encoded by the coding sequence GTGAGCTACGATCAGGTTGAGCGCGACTGTGAGATCCTTGCCGAACGCCTCTCTGACCGTCTCCAGAACGGAACGCTCGAAGATGCTGATTTTGTTGGGATTCCCCGTGGAGGCCTGGTTGCTCTCGGAATGCTGAGCTATGCGCTCGACCTTCCTCACGCCCGGCTCGAACCTCCCACTTCTGGGGAAGGACCGCTCGTGGTTGTCGACGACTGCGCGCTCACAGGCTCTCGGTTTCGTCGGTTTCTCCGGCAGCATCCCGACCGAGAGGTTATCTTTGCCCCCCTGTACGCCCACCCGGAGCTCTGCGCAACGATCGAGCGGGAAGAACCGCGGGTAACGGCCTGTGTGAATGCTCGAGACTTGCACGACTACGCCCCCGAAGAGCTGGGCGAAGATCATTCGGAATGGCAGGCCCAGTGGCACCAACGCCACTCCGACGAGCGTTACTGGATTGGGCGCACTGAGCATCTCTGCCTTCCCTGGGGCGAAGCGGATACCGCTACGTGGAACCCGAAGCGCAAACAGGTGGAGCAAGGACTAAGCGTCGTGCCTCCTGAGCATCGCTTAAAAACCCGGTCTGGAGTAGACTCTTCTCATCGAGAGTCCTCCGCTTCCGTTCAGGTTCAACCGGACCCCGCTGGGCCCATCCGGCCAAGTCCACCTGTTCTTTTCGGCCAAGTCGGCAACCACACAATCGTTGCCAATCCAGAGGCCGACGTCTGCATCGAACTCGGCGGCACGGCTGCTGCCATGTGGCACGCGCTCGTTGAGCACGGCACCATCGGCGATACGATGGGCGCTCTCCACCAGGCATACTCCGTCGGCGAAACGACCCTGCGCGCCGACCTCGTCGACTTTGCCAAACAGCTCGCGGTGCACGACTTGCTGCACGTCCCCGATGGCTCTTTCCCCTAA
- a CDS encoding PKD domain-containing protein → MSFPTSSPTVQAPLPSGRPDGSWKGFYGLLLTAVLFGLAFSPPAQAQSPDQAQSKRASDTFYIKLGGGLSDYAGGNDGTLSIDQTTELREFFDTRKFTDRGSFPYVLVGELGYQFSPGFGLGLGYQFGQYPFANGIPFTTTPSAPGQGGDLGQSRHTVQLLARYMVGASVWTFSPYVDAGLNVSLGGFSPGVGHLVGIGVDASVSDRMSLFLEGRLNFTFPDDAVDGISSATRADALSALPAVGLRYTFSRPAVPPQILELSGPAELTAGESAAFAARVNEEETTRPLSYEWEFGDRRTATGLTPSHVYNEPGTYTVAFTARNEAGVARDSLTVSVVPPPRPPRIVSLGATPDPASPGEPVQFESTVEGAGPLTLKWDFGDRRSGVGPAPTHTYDAPGEYTVRLVASNEDGTATDSLTLPVERALPAVCTTVQEFNSVYFARRASSLDSTARQKLRENAEVLRNCPNLSVRVEGFAAPDEPTPLPLSRDRARAVAEFYEDNGIAPGRITTSGEGAVGDLGGKKGADEQNRRTDSIPQRNGDL, encoded by the coding sequence ATGTCGTTTCCTACGTCCTCACCCACCGTGCAGGCGCCTCTGCCTTCCGGTCGTCCCGACGGCTCGTGGAAGGGCTTCTACGGCCTCCTGCTCACCGCCGTGCTGTTCGGCCTCGCCTTCTCTCCGCCGGCCCAGGCCCAAAGTCCCGACCAGGCCCAGAGCAAGCGCGCCAGCGATACGTTCTACATCAAGCTTGGTGGGGGGCTGTCCGACTACGCGGGCGGCAACGACGGGACATTGTCCATCGATCAAACGACTGAACTGAGGGAGTTTTTTGATACCCGTAAGTTTACCGACCGAGGGAGCTTTCCGTACGTGCTCGTCGGAGAGCTGGGCTACCAGTTCTCGCCCGGGTTCGGCCTCGGGCTGGGCTACCAGTTTGGGCAATACCCCTTCGCCAACGGCATTCCCTTTACCACCACCCCGAGCGCGCCGGGTCAGGGCGGCGACCTCGGCCAGTCGCGACACACAGTACAGCTGCTGGCCCGGTACATGGTGGGGGCCTCCGTGTGGACGTTCAGTCCCTACGTCGACGCGGGACTCAACGTGTCACTAGGGGGCTTCTCACCAGGAGTCGGACATCTGGTTGGGATCGGGGTGGACGCCTCCGTGAGCGACCGCATGTCGCTTTTTCTGGAGGGCCGCCTCAACTTTACGTTCCCGGACGACGCCGTTGACGGCATCAGCAGTGCAACCCGTGCCGACGCCCTCAGCGCCCTGCCCGCCGTCGGGCTGAGGTACACCTTCAGCCGACCCGCGGTGCCGCCCCAAATCTTAGAACTGAGCGGCCCTGCCGAATTGACCGCCGGCGAGTCGGCTGCCTTCGCCGCCCGCGTGAACGAGGAAGAGACCACGCGCCCACTGTCCTACGAGTGGGAGTTCGGAGACAGGCGGACGGCCACCGGGCTCACGCCGTCGCATGTCTACAACGAGCCCGGCACCTACACCGTCGCCTTCACTGCCCGCAACGAGGCCGGCGTGGCCCGCGACTCCCTGACGGTGAGCGTGGTCCCGCCCCCACGCCCGCCCCGCATCGTGTCCCTCGGCGCCACGCCCGACCCGGCCTCGCCGGGCGAGCCGGTTCAGTTTGAGAGCACAGTGGAGGGCGCCGGGCCCCTTACCCTGAAGTGGGACTTCGGCGACAGGCGCTCGGGCGTGGGACCCGCTCCCACCCACACCTACGACGCCCCTGGGGAGTACACCGTCCGCCTCGTCGCGTCCAACGAGGACGGGACGGCCACCGACTCGCTTACCCTGCCGGTGGAACGTGCGCTCCCGGCCGTCTGCACGACGGTGCAGGAGTTCAACTCAGTGTACTTTGCCCGGCGAGCAAGCTCACTTGACTCGACGGCCCGGCAGAAGCTCCGAGAGAACGCGGAGGTGCTCCGCAACTGCCCGAACCTGTCGGTCCGCGTGGAGGGCTTTGCGGCTCCGGACGAACCAACGCCCCTGCCGCTCTCTCGGGACCGCGCCCGGGCGGTAGCGGAGTTCTACGAAGACAACGGCATCGCGCCCGGCCGCATTACAACGAGCGGAGAAGGGGCCGTCGGCGACCTGGGGGGCAAGAAGGGCGCCGACGAACAGAACCGCCGCACCGACTCCATTCCGCAGCGCAACGGCGACCTGTAG
- a CDS encoding lasso peptide biosynthesis B2 protein — translation MRTFRKLWRHPWQNWGLLLHAAALTACIRGGLSATSLSRMTRVLRRVATGLPQRSAATPRYRLRAAWAAHAVGRRLLPERPCLTQALVLQYLLLRRGDDAAELHIGVRKDEATDLQAHAWVEHRGQVLIGGTGAPDTYERFEDLGAKLEAENTPTRAS, via the coding sequence GTGCGCACATTTCGGAAACTGTGGCGCCACCCCTGGCAGAACTGGGGGCTGCTCCTGCACGCGGCTGCGCTCACTGCGTGCATCCGGGGCGGGCTTTCGGCCACCTCCCTGAGCCGCATGACCCGAGTCCTACGGCGCGTGGCGACAGGGCTTCCCCAACGGTCGGCGGCAACGCCCCGCTACCGCCTACGCGCCGCCTGGGCCGCCCATGCGGTGGGCCGGCGCCTCCTTCCTGAGCGGCCCTGCCTCACGCAGGCCCTCGTCCTGCAGTATCTCTTGCTCCGCCGCGGGGACGACGCGGCCGAACTGCACATCGGGGTGAGGAAGGACGAGGCCACAGACCTCCAGGCGCATGCCTGGGTCGAGCACAGGGGGCAGGTGCTGATTGGAGGCACGGGCGCCCCCGACACGTACGAGCGGTTTGAGGACCTCGGGGCAAAGCTTGAGGCCGAAAACACGCCCACTCGGGCATCTTGA
- a CDS encoding YfjI family protein, which translates to MTTSSENPFFSDTSQPQGPPDTFIPPPALESAADYDEDSSSFGGTDSSGDASSSGELESLRQGYLSRRILELLPELLAEPAFRIGQRGDLRKRDVFLTGALPVWAGALPNVRFRYGGTGVSPNLYSAVVAPPASGKSALRHARKYGRPSNSTSSGGTSPESRTSPKSGASLESGAYPEGRASPQGSSTGQEGPEEEPPGRERPGVRAGRRQLFLAADSSAAALKRRLEEIPHGVIFETEFQALSRALGSSWGSFTDVLLKGLQNEAIRMSRSSKGAVTIPHPAPSIALAGTPAALGGFMSGSGSTPGTGNGLFSRFLFYRFDREFEWSPQFRSPQFRSPQSESTQSEGPQSEGPQSEDLQSGERRGSLEESLRGAGQKFREARRQLGARETPLWVSVPGALQEAHTRAFRSLTKKWREDESVPRSMQASLTRAGLQAVKIAVVLRGVRLAESGVPPASTQSIELGAEDMEAGIRLSLTYLLHAIEVGARLQGDDGPQDTCLQEKALQEKARSQAKLNERKRDLTERQREYLEALPEDPFSTAEAKDLASGFGASKRGVQRWLKSWRKAGLLRKPKRGMWAKRRPERKDSPRTEGLPGAESVISVIDGIPALAGGRAP; encoded by the coding sequence ATGACGACCTCTTCCGAGAACCCATTTTTCTCTGACACCTCGCAACCTCAGGGCCCACCGGACACCTTCATTCCGCCCCCAGCCCTTGAGTCAGCCGCCGATTATGATGAGGACAGCAGTAGCTTCGGGGGGACTGACAGCTCCGGAGACGCTAGCAGCTCCGGAGAACTTGAGAGTCTCCGCCAGGGATACCTCTCCCGCCGCATCCTGGAGCTTCTGCCTGAGCTTCTCGCAGAGCCGGCCTTCCGTATTGGCCAGCGTGGCGACCTCAGGAAACGGGACGTCTTCCTCACCGGCGCGCTTCCGGTGTGGGCCGGCGCACTACCAAACGTCCGGTTCCGCTACGGAGGGACCGGGGTAAGCCCCAATCTCTACAGTGCAGTGGTCGCCCCGCCGGCATCCGGAAAGAGCGCGCTCCGCCACGCCCGCAAGTACGGCCGGCCGTCCAACAGTACGTCCAGTGGCGGGACTTCCCCAGAAAGCAGGACCTCCCCGAAAAGCGGGGCCTCCTTGGAGAGCGGGGCCTATCCAGAAGGCAGGGCCTCTCCGCAGGGGTCGTCCACTGGTCAAGAAGGACCTGAAGAAGAGCCTCCTGGTCGGGAACGGCCCGGCGTTCGGGCTGGCAGACGGCAACTCTTCCTCGCCGCGGACAGCAGCGCCGCTGCCCTCAAGCGGCGGCTTGAGGAGATTCCGCATGGGGTCATCTTCGAAACGGAATTCCAGGCGCTCAGCCGGGCCCTCGGAAGCTCCTGGGGATCGTTCACCGACGTGCTCTTGAAGGGGCTTCAGAACGAGGCCATCAGGATGAGCCGGTCCTCGAAGGGCGCGGTGACCATTCCCCACCCGGCTCCCTCCATCGCACTGGCCGGCACGCCGGCCGCGCTTGGCGGATTCATGTCCGGCAGTGGCAGCACGCCCGGCACGGGAAATGGGCTCTTCAGCCGGTTTCTCTTCTACCGGTTTGACCGGGAGTTTGAGTGGAGCCCGCAGTTCCGGAGCCCGCAGTTCCGGAGCCCGCAGTCTGAAAGTACACAGTCTGAGGGTCCACAGTCTGAGGGCCCACAGTCTGAAGATCTACAGTCTGGAGAAAGAAGAGGAAGCCTGGAAGAGAGCCTCCGGGGCGCCGGGCAAAAATTTCGGGAGGCACGTCGCCAGCTCGGCGCGAGGGAGACGCCGCTTTGGGTGAGCGTACCAGGTGCCCTGCAGGAAGCGCATACCCGGGCGTTCCGCTCCCTCACCAAGAAGTGGCGTGAAGACGAGAGCGTGCCCCGCTCCATGCAGGCCTCCCTCACTCGGGCGGGGCTTCAGGCGGTGAAAATCGCCGTAGTCCTCCGGGGCGTTCGGCTTGCGGAGAGCGGGGTTCCACCGGCCTCAACCCAGTCCATTGAGCTGGGGGCTGAAGACATGGAGGCGGGTATTCGCCTGTCTCTGACATACCTTCTCCATGCCATCGAGGTCGGGGCTCGCCTTCAAGGAGACGACGGCCCACAGGACACATGCCTTCAGGAAAAGGCGCTTCAGGAAAAGGCCAGATCTCAGGCGAAACTTAACGAGAGGAAACGGGACCTCACCGAGCGGCAGCGGGAGTATCTGGAGGCGCTCCCCGAAGATCCGTTCTCGACAGCGGAGGCGAAGGATTTAGCCTCCGGTTTCGGCGCGAGCAAGCGGGGCGTACAGCGGTGGCTCAAGTCTTGGCGGAAGGCCGGCCTACTGCGGAAACCGAAGCGCGGGATGTGGGCTAAGCGGCGCCCGGAGCGGAAGGATTCCCCCAGAACGGAGGGACTGCCCGGTGCGGAGAGTGTCATTTCTGTCATTGATGGCATTCCTGCGCTCGCTGGTGGGCGGGCGCCATGA
- a CDS encoding Uma2 family endonuclease → MPTTARVADHQERWHEIISDPGLRELPYTVETNHRGQIVLSPRKNRHSVAQEQIQGLLDEHAPGGLQPTEFAIATAGGVKVADVIWMSPGRWEHMQETGDPSTLAPEICVEVMPESNDWESNDWDEMHSKRTLYLEAGAEEVWVVTEEGAVRFFADEEMEASEVLPEFPEHV, encoded by the coding sequence ATGCCTACAACTGCACGAGTAGCAGATCACCAAGAACGCTGGCACGAGATTATCTCCGACCCGGGCCTCCGAGAGCTCCCGTACACTGTAGAGACCAACCACAGAGGCCAGATCGTCTTGAGCCCGCGCAAGAACCGCCACTCCGTCGCCCAGGAGCAGATTCAAGGCCTACTCGATGAACATGCGCCTGGTGGGCTTCAGCCAACTGAATTTGCAATTGCGACGGCTGGGGGCGTGAAGGTAGCCGATGTGATCTGGATGAGCCCAGGCCGATGGGAGCACATGCAAGAGACCGGCGATCCCTCTACCCTCGCACCGGAGATCTGCGTGGAGGTGATGCCTGAGTCCAACGACTGGGAGTCCAACGACTGGGACGAGATGCACTCCAAGCGAACCCTATACCTGGAGGCTGGGGCCGAGGAGGTGTGGGTCGTCACCGAAGAGGGCGCCGTGCGGTTCTTCGCCGACGAAGAGATGGAAGCGTCCGAGGTCCTGCCGGAGTTTCCAGAGCACGTGTAG